One Methylosinus sp. LW4 genomic region harbors:
- a CDS encoding TetR/AcrR family transcriptional regulator, with amino-acid sequence MATLAELQEKRGGEITRRRILEAARARFSTASYEDVKLRDIAAEVGVDVALVHRAFGSKEQLFSAVLSTSKEVESRSALDASRLSADFADGFFSAAGQNETLQIVVRSLTNPQAREVLRARSLTEFIGPVAAALEGPSAHERATLFNACLVGMAIFREVLGAEALQDDNSAKTRPLIERILAACLAEGGAAEPKEDDSTKAPRRTRRTIEKPATTKVGRRRAPTKTRNA; translated from the coding sequence ATGGCGACGCTGGCGGAGCTTCAGGAAAAGCGCGGCGGAGAGATCACGCGGCGGCGCATACTCGAAGCGGCGCGCGCGCGCTTCTCCACCGCCTCCTATGAAGATGTGAAGCTGCGCGACATCGCCGCCGAGGTCGGAGTGGATGTGGCGCTGGTCCATCGCGCCTTCGGTTCCAAGGAGCAGCTGTTTTCGGCGGTTCTCTCGACCTCCAAGGAGGTCGAGTCGCGGTCTGCTCTCGACGCGAGCCGGCTCAGCGCCGACTTCGCGGACGGATTCTTCAGCGCAGCAGGCCAGAACGAGACGCTTCAGATCGTCGTGCGTTCGCTGACCAATCCGCAAGCGCGGGAAGTGTTGCGCGCTCGCAGTCTCACCGAGTTCATCGGACCCGTCGCCGCCGCGCTCGAGGGGCCGTCGGCGCACGAACGCGCGACCTTGTTCAACGCCTGCCTCGTCGGAATGGCGATCTTTCGCGAAGTCTTGGGGGCGGAGGCTCTGCAAGACGACAATAGCGCCAAGACGCGGCCCTTGATCGAGAGGATTCTAGCCGCTTGCCTCGCCGAGGGCGGCGCCGCCGAGCCGAAAGAGGATGATTCGACAAAGGCGCCTCGTCGAACGAGGAGGACAATAGAGAAGCCGGCGACTACGAAGGTGGGTAGACGACGCGCGCCGACGAAAACGCGCAATGCCTGA
- a CDS encoding tyrosine-type recombinase/integrase, translating to MPAVSHVFRRGAVYYWRRRIIGVPAGDAGVVVVSLGTKDQDVARRRGAALTHMSEQLFEEIRLARLSPEAARAILIAAALEQSDLLARAATADRARSEPEPMSGARADRVVGAVYKLLAERGTSAQLDADSAAFLARCGLPAEEAFQIQATLEVLRRQGLVPAPEWKLRKLLAEHAPDVEPSAVVLAETAHALYRGKAAACLDTDERWSDTTADDVELLRAARRNRAAPAPATTEPKRSTTAPPPPAVPTAPADLEPAADLATKVSPAPVVVSAAQDPDIPTTITGHTAKLAATRLQLGNWDEKTAGQHISVARLLTRIVQHDEFARLRQCDVAKYRDVLLGLPKSYGRSSKDAQRSVAELLARGQALPKEKRGLIAPTINRHMTQLGNILKSAASYGLRTAETIDLSGLRAKEGERDRDQRPPMTLDDIQAILKGAPWQGCLSEAERLKPGQMVIHDSLYWAPLIAIYSLMRREEICGLMIVDVHFDVPVPYFDVVRNKYRRLKNPQSKRKIPIHPELLRLGLRAYIEAIKALGYDLLFPELLPASGRAVLGNQFHRDWLPLLTHTAPAAVKARKVFHSIRHFGNQQLVEAGVIPDWRQDIMGHKGTSEVEERYRDDVALRRKLRALKKIPNVTAQLQAHPILLRENVVKKIGRKPRRKNGNAGGSVPASGS from the coding sequence ATGCCGGCCGTCTCTCACGTCTTTCGTCGCGGCGCCGTATACTATTGGCGACGGCGAATCATAGGCGTCCCCGCCGGCGACGCTGGCGTCGTCGTCGTCAGCCTGGGCACGAAAGACCAGGATGTAGCGCGTCGGCGTGGAGCAGCGTTGACTCATATGAGCGAGCAGCTTTTCGAGGAAATCCGCCTCGCCCGTCTCAGCCCGGAGGCGGCGCGGGCGATTTTGATCGCCGCGGCGCTCGAGCAGTCGGACCTGCTCGCCCGGGCGGCGACGGCGGATCGCGCCCGCTCCGAGCCGGAGCCAATGAGCGGCGCCCGCGCCGACCGCGTTGTCGGCGCCGTCTATAAGCTGCTCGCGGAGCGAGGGACGTCGGCACAGCTCGACGCCGACTCGGCGGCCTTTCTGGCGCGCTGCGGCCTCCCGGCCGAAGAAGCGTTTCAGATTCAGGCGACGCTCGAGGTGTTGCGGCGGCAAGGTCTTGTTCCGGCGCCGGAGTGGAAGCTTCGCAAGCTGCTCGCCGAGCATGCGCCGGACGTCGAGCCCTCCGCGGTCGTGCTCGCCGAAACGGCCCATGCGCTCTATCGCGGCAAAGCGGCCGCCTGCCTCGACACCGATGAACGCTGGAGCGACACGACGGCCGACGATGTCGAGCTGTTGCGCGCCGCGCGCCGAAATCGCGCCGCGCCCGCTCCTGCGACCACGGAACCGAAGCGATCGACGACCGCTCCGCCGCCGCCTGCCGTTCCGACAGCTCCAGCGGATTTGGAGCCAGCCGCCGATCTCGCGACAAAAGTCTCGCCCGCCCCCGTCGTCGTAAGCGCCGCGCAGGACCCGGACATACCGACAACGATCACCGGCCACACCGCGAAGCTCGCGGCGACTCGGCTACAATTGGGAAATTGGGACGAAAAAACGGCCGGCCAGCACATCTCCGTCGCGCGCCTGCTGACTCGCATCGTCCAGCACGACGAGTTCGCGCGCCTGCGGCAATGCGACGTTGCGAAATATCGTGACGTGCTGCTCGGCCTGCCGAAATCATACGGAAGATCATCGAAGGACGCGCAAAGGTCGGTCGCCGAGCTTCTCGCCCGAGGCCAAGCGCTGCCGAAGGAAAAGCGTGGGCTGATCGCGCCGACGATCAATCGCCATATGACCCAGCTCGGCAATATTCTCAAATCTGCGGCGTCCTACGGTCTCCGCACGGCGGAAACGATCGACCTGTCCGGCTTGCGGGCAAAGGAAGGGGAACGCGATCGCGACCAGCGACCGCCCATGACGCTCGACGATATTCAGGCCATATTGAAGGGCGCGCCCTGGCAAGGATGCCTCAGCGAGGCCGAACGTCTGAAACCCGGTCAGATGGTGATCCACGACTCGCTCTACTGGGCGCCGCTGATCGCCATCTACTCGCTGATGCGGCGCGAGGAGATATGCGGCCTGATGATCGTCGACGTTCATTTCGACGTCCCCGTTCCGTATTTCGATGTCGTCCGCAACAAATATCGCCGCCTCAAGAACCCACAGTCCAAGCGGAAAATACCGATCCATCCCGAGCTGCTGCGTCTTGGTCTTCGCGCCTATATCGAAGCGATCAAGGCTCTGGGATATGATCTGCTGTTTCCAGAATTGCTGCCCGCCAGCGGAAGGGCGGTGCTCGGCAACCAGTTTCACCGAGACTGGCTCCCTCTGCTGACCCATACGGCGCCTGCGGCGGTCAAAGCGCGTAAAGTCTTCCATTCCATCCGCCATTTCGGGAACCAGCAGCTCGTCGAGGCGGGGGTGATCCCCGACTGGCGACAGGACATCATGGGCCACAAAGGCACGAGTGAGGTCGAGGAACGTTATCGCGACGACGTCGCCCTGCGCAGGAAGCTGAGAGCGCTGAAGAAGATTCCGAATGTCACCGCTCAATTGCAGGCTCACCCGATCCTTCTGCGCGAGAATGTGGTCAAGAAAATCGGCAGGAAGCCGAGGCGAAAGAACGGCAATGCCGGTGGTTCCGTCCCTGCTTCTGGTTCATGA
- a CDS encoding DUF4132 domain-containing protein, which produces MAEYLRQFEALEKIIPSIAPGLASRLIDYVFTGEGASVLDEVRGAFQSNTNCAIGANFESIASFLAEPRKWRPDIVFRSIRVIEQSYLGSIRWRLHGVGDESAPKWLVAYVATLGLIHDSHKMRTPWPGTLTYARLRDLAAVAGDGEASLLRFVFEAPRLHSVAWTHYNLAVLPDLPQIFAAEANVMAERLDGLSSAGKAEALRFLARSHLMTGRLLDFSLGCAADGGKALRAAAVASLTAAAPDELARRLVDRLADGAQKERLAAVSVAMSVMRDRAKSLLSAAREGQKALRVVEEIDAALRLIEQADATAVAAAGDAEEGGWYEGADGSRILVPPMGEPPPDTPVKAEVRAAFDAYVLRHNAAARARNPGRTGPAWQRGEIGEDAVERLVRDMEGRGGGGGRVGHFHLFPTAEECRELRKLWSSPAITLWHIARVAHVDAPLNIHWYRHFLSVDSVLGEQFQQRLPAEGRDIRHAFAYGAQEFRPYLRLALQADELSGSSSRWDCPADLLWPALCDHFDLLDQALGLAPNEGERPLSPLKALDMLSTFPVLPKRFLAPVVDLAFGERKVLRGEAQALLRKTPGVGSTLIPYLRASKAEQRAEAATLLGRIGFLGSREALRTQIEREKNETVRASLLGALRELGEDISAYVSAARLGAEADAGLAKAKQLPEWMRINALPPLRLRDGTALAANVALWWTTLAIKLKQPGGNALLDLYLDLLEPACAEAFGLFALRCFVARDSERPGEAEANAFAEAEADRQFAAIQRWDKEATRERIFAMLRAAKLGEYLHSAIDEKGLLALATRVDGVALAEAVRAYLKAHYGRVAQCKALLECLAGNGSAPAVQQLLVVAGRYRQKTVQQLAGDLIDAVASRKGWTREELADRSVPTAGFDETGVLELPIGERIYTARLGEELKVVLFNPHGRPIQNLPASEEEGAADAKRQLSQTRKEVKQVIGSQTIRLHDAMCAESRWRKEVWLRFVLEHPVLGALAQRLIWAAFDDQGALVFTFRPLDDLSLTDANDAKVVLDSVVEIGVVHACALDEGAVAAWRAHLGDYCVEPLFAQLVMPQAITTDDVLESHEIDDRKGHEIEALKLGGELKKRGYLRGEAGDGGWFTDYVKIFPAAKIAVVLEFSGNSLPEENRGSALHGVRFIRREADGAIHHGRVLALRETPRPLLMEAWNDYHACAAKGSGFDPKWKEKDYF; this is translated from the coding sequence GTGGCCGAATATCTGCGGCAATTCGAGGCGCTCGAAAAAATCATTCCATCAATCGCGCCTGGATTGGCGTCGCGATTGATCGATTACGTGTTCACTGGTGAAGGAGCTTCTGTCCTCGACGAGGTCCGCGGCGCCTTCCAGTCCAACACCAACTGCGCCATCGGCGCGAATTTCGAGTCCATCGCCTCGTTCTTGGCGGAGCCCCGCAAATGGAGGCCCGATATCGTCTTTCGCTCGATCCGGGTCATCGAGCAGAGCTATCTCGGCTCTATTCGTTGGCGTCTCCACGGCGTCGGTGACGAGAGCGCGCCGAAATGGCTTGTCGCCTATGTCGCGACGCTCGGGTTAATCCACGACAGTCACAAGATGCGCACGCCCTGGCCCGGCACGTTGACCTATGCCCGGCTGCGGGATCTCGCGGCAGTCGCCGGAGACGGAGAAGCCTCTCTGCTGCGCTTCGTCTTCGAGGCGCCCCGACTGCATTCCGTTGCCTGGACGCATTACAATCTCGCCGTTCTCCCGGATCTGCCGCAGATTTTCGCCGCTGAAGCCAATGTGATGGCGGAGCGATTGGATGGGCTGAGCTCGGCGGGCAAGGCCGAGGCGCTCCGCTTTCTCGCCCGCTCGCACCTGATGACCGGCCGGCTGCTCGATTTCAGCCTGGGTTGCGCGGCCGACGGCGGCAAGGCTTTGCGCGCCGCAGCGGTCGCCTCGCTAACGGCGGCCGCGCCGGATGAATTGGCGCGCCGCCTCGTCGACCGGCTCGCCGATGGCGCGCAGAAGGAGCGTCTCGCCGCCGTCTCCGTGGCGATGTCGGTGATGCGCGATCGTGCAAAATCGCTACTGTCCGCGGCGCGCGAGGGGCAGAAAGCGCTGCGCGTGGTCGAGGAAATCGATGCGGCGCTACGCCTTATCGAGCAGGCGGACGCGACGGCCGTCGCCGCCGCCGGCGACGCGGAGGAGGGGGGCTGGTACGAAGGCGCGGACGGCTCGCGCATCCTTGTTCCGCCGATGGGCGAGCCGCCGCCCGACACGCCCGTCAAGGCGGAGGTCCGCGCCGCTTTCGACGCTTATGTCTTGCGCCACAACGCGGCGGCTCGCGCGCGAAATCCGGGCCGAACCGGGCCGGCCTGGCAGCGGGGGGAAATCGGCGAAGATGCGGTCGAGCGACTTGTTCGAGATATGGAGGGCCGCGGAGGCGGTGGGGGCCGGGTCGGCCATTTCCATTTGTTTCCAACGGCCGAGGAGTGCAGAGAGCTGCGAAAGCTCTGGTCTTCTCCGGCAATAACACTCTGGCACATCGCGCGCGTCGCCCATGTCGACGCGCCTCTCAATATTCATTGGTATCGACATTTTCTATCCGTCGATTCCGTTCTCGGCGAGCAGTTCCAGCAGCGCCTGCCGGCGGAGGGGCGGGATATCCGCCATGCTTTCGCCTATGGCGCACAGGAGTTTCGGCCCTATTTGCGGCTCGCCCTGCAAGCCGACGAATTATCGGGGTCATCGTCGCGATGGGATTGTCCGGCCGACCTCCTCTGGCCGGCGCTCTGCGATCATTTCGACCTGCTCGATCAAGCGCTCGGCCTCGCGCCGAACGAGGGCGAGCGCCCGCTATCGCCGCTCAAAGCCTTGGACATGCTGTCCACCTTTCCGGTTCTTCCGAAACGCTTTCTCGCTCCTGTCGTCGACCTCGCCTTTGGCGAGCGCAAGGTCCTGCGCGGCGAGGCTCAAGCGCTGTTGCGCAAGACGCCGGGCGTCGGCTCGACGCTCATTCCCTATCTTCGCGCGTCCAAGGCCGAACAGCGGGCGGAGGCCGCGACTCTGCTGGGGCGGATCGGCTTTCTCGGCTCTCGCGAGGCGCTCCGCACGCAGATCGAGAGGGAGAAGAACGAGACCGTTCGCGCGAGCCTGCTCGGAGCTTTGCGGGAGCTGGGTGAAGACATTTCCGCCTATGTCTCCGCGGCTAGGCTCGGGGCCGAGGCCGACGCCGGACTAGCCAAGGCCAAGCAGCTGCCGGAATGGATGCGGATCAACGCGCTGCCGCCGCTGCGATTGCGCGACGGAACGGCGCTCGCGGCCAACGTGGCGCTTTGGTGGACGACGCTCGCCATCAAGCTCAAGCAGCCGGGCGGCAATGCGCTTTTGGACCTCTATCTCGATCTGCTGGAGCCCGCCTGCGCAGAGGCCTTCGGCCTTTTCGCGCTACGCTGCTTCGTTGCCCGGGACTCGGAGCGGCCCGGCGAGGCGGAGGCGAACGCCTTCGCGGAGGCGGAAGCCGATCGGCAATTCGCGGCGATCCAGCGGTGGGACAAAGAGGCGACGCGCGAGCGAATCTTCGCGATGCTGCGCGCCGCCAAGCTCGGCGAATATCTCCATTCGGCGATCGACGAGAAAGGGCTGCTCGCGCTCGCGACGCGCGTCGATGGCGTCGCTCTGGCGGAGGCGGTTCGCGCCTATCTGAAGGCTCATTACGGCCGCGTCGCCCAATGCAAAGCGCTGCTCGAATGTCTCGCGGGAAACGGGAGCGCGCCGGCGGTGCAGCAGCTTCTCGTCGTCGCCGGGCGCTATCGCCAGAAGACCGTGCAGCAATTGGCCGGCGATCTCATCGACGCCGTGGCGAGCCGCAAGGGCTGGACGCGCGAGGAACTCGCCGACCGCTCCGTGCCGACAGCGGGTTTCGACGAGACCGGCGTTCTCGAATTGCCGATCGGCGAGCGGATCTACACCGCCCGGCTCGGCGAGGAGTTGAAGGTCGTCCTCTTCAATCCGCATGGGCGGCCCATTCAAAACCTGCCGGCGAGCGAGGAGGAGGGCGCCGCCGACGCCAAGCGGCAATTGTCGCAGACGCGCAAGGAGGTCAAGCAGGTCATCGGCTCCCAGACGATCCGACTCCATGACGCCATGTGCGCGGAAAGCCGCTGGCGCAAAGAGGTCTGGCTCCGCTTTGTGCTCGAGCATCCGGTCCTGGGCGCGCTGGCGCAACGGCTGATCTGGGCCGCCTTCGACGACCAGGGAGCGCTCGTTTTTACATTCCGCCCGCTCGACGATCTTAGTCTCACCGATGCGAATGACGCGAAAGTCGTCCTGGACAGCGTCGTCGAAATCGGCGTCGTCCACGCCTGCGCGCTGGACGAGGGAGCGGTCGCCGCCTGGCGCGCTCATCTCGGCGATTATTGCGTCGAGCCGCTATTCGCGCAGCTGGTCATGCCGCAGGCGATCACGACCGACGATGTCCTCGAATCGCACGAGATCGACGATCGCAAAGGCCATGAGATCGAGGCGCTGAAGCTCGGCGGCGAATTGAAGAAGCGCGGCTATCTGCGTGGCGAGGCGGGGGATGGCGGCTGGTTCACCGATTACGTCAAAATCTTCCCCGCCGCGAAAATCGCGGTGGTGTTGGAATTCAGCGGCAATTCGCTGCCGGAGGAAAATCGCGGGAGTGCTCTGCATGGCGTGCGTTTCATCCGCCGCGAGGCGGATGGCGCGATCCATCATGGGCGCGTGTTGGCGCTGCGCGAGACGCCGCGGCCGTTGCTGATGGAAGCGTGGAACGATTATCACGCTTGCGCCGCCAAGGGCTCCGGCTTCGACCCGAAATGGAAAGAGAAGGACTATTTCTGA
- a CDS encoding ATP-binding protein, whose translation METRILRAPAEKRFAAELARLAAEDTGPRPVGWAMSPKAVRSFILGDRKKEVTRKFFGDDALVERAIVSLMSEQGLILVGEPGTAKSMLSELLAAAISGASGLVVQGAAGTTDDHIRYGWNYALLIAEGPSERALTPSPILRAMSEGRIVRVEEITRCPQEIQDALISILSEKVMAIPEIGEERAVFARPGFNVIATANLRDRGTHEMSSALKRRFNFETVKPLADPEQERALVAQQLAARLVDLPAAPSMREDALDVLVETFQDLRHGRTRDGAPVARPDAVMSTAEAVNVAHAAVLDAVYFGDGEASPAHIGRLLQGVVLKDNSEDIRKTRAYLDQIARQRGKSSGAWAEFHRVASATLKGA comes from the coding sequence ATGGAGACGAGGATTCTGCGCGCGCCCGCCGAAAAGCGCTTCGCGGCGGAGCTCGCGCGCCTCGCGGCGGAGGATACTGGGCCGCGTCCGGTGGGCTGGGCGATGTCGCCCAAGGCAGTGCGGAGCTTCATTCTCGGCGACCGCAAGAAGGAGGTGACGCGCAAGTTCTTCGGCGACGACGCGCTGGTCGAGCGGGCCATCGTCAGTCTCATGAGCGAGCAGGGCCTCATTCTCGTCGGCGAGCCCGGCACGGCCAAATCCATGCTCTCCGAGCTTTTGGCGGCGGCGATTTCCGGCGCCTCCGGCCTCGTCGTGCAGGGCGCCGCCGGCACGACCGACGATCACATTCGCTATGGGTGGAACTATGCGCTGCTCATCGCCGAAGGGCCGAGCGAGCGGGCGCTGACGCCCTCGCCGATCCTGCGGGCGATGTCCGAGGGACGCATCGTGCGCGTCGAGGAAATCACGCGCTGTCCGCAGGAAATCCAGGACGCGCTGATCTCCATATTGTCGGAGAAGGTCATGGCCATTCCCGAGATCGGCGAAGAGCGCGCCGTCTTCGCGCGGCCCGGCTTCAATGTCATCGCCACCGCCAATCTGCGCGATCGCGGCACGCATGAGATGTCGAGCGCGCTGAAGCGCCGCTTCAATTTCGAGACGGTGAAGCCGCTCGCCGATCCAGAGCAGGAGCGCGCGCTCGTCGCTCAGCAATTGGCGGCGCGGCTCGTGGACCTTCCCGCCGCCCCGTCGATGCGGGAGGACGCGCTCGACGTGCTGGTGGAGACTTTTCAGGATTTGCGCCATGGACGCACGCGCGACGGCGCTCCTGTGGCGCGGCCCGACGCCGTCATGTCGACGGCGGAGGCGGTCAATGTCGCTCATGCGGCCGTGCTCGACGCCGTTTATTTCGGCGACGGCGAGGCCTCGCCCGCGCATATCGGCCGGCTATTGCAGGGCGTCGTGCTCAAGGACAATTCCGAGGACATTCGCAAGACGCGGGCCTATCTCGACCAGATCGCGCGCCAGCGCGGCAAATCGAGCGGCGCCTGGGCCGAGTTCCATCGCGTCGCCTCCGCGACGCTCAAAGGCGCCTGA
- a CDS encoding DUF5682 family protein: protein MRAPIDFFPIRHHSPACAAHLSAALRALRPAAILLEAPEDFGPLLANLVAPDVKPPIAVVSLPEREAIDEEDEGRASYYPLCDHAPELVALRIAQELAIPVEAIDLPSRSKAMLRAQKSADRPHLLTNDERLTVSDYIDALCERTGARDGVELWDRLFESRLGERDWDAFFRALDAYCGHLRELARPEDIEADGTLARERHMAAKIAEAAERHAGARIAVVTGGFHTPVLREAGGARPSGAREDAPRRARIYLIRYGFPQLDLANGYGAGLPSPGYYDLLWKAKDAGDALWRETTHRCLEGFARRLAETDSGLSFPVAARLAAAECAFHLADLRNLPGPGRSELIDAVLSTGVKDAAELGAPLTSAFSDWLTGDALGELPLGAHAPPLVAAVRAAAVALGFSLERVAPATKELDIYRKPRHAAASRFLHALELIGAGFAQRLAGPDFAIRQRSGFLHEQWSYMWGPAVEAALVDRSLDGDRLLAVCAAEIRRRLAALETAGEGRDAARAARLFLAAAMAGLQGELDCVADAMLPMLAECPDIGRLAEAFRLLLVVMRLPNSRAGEQPAALRRLIDIAYRGMTRHLASLTRLDREAALAVARDLGELAGFVVGPEAAALGLDPAILSKAVSEALDSGDDPFFIGSIGAVALTLGALDEEGFERRIASVLAGAYERPSRGAEALTGLLATEPRIFVGSRPLIAAVHRYLAGFTEEDFLAVLPELRSAFSELDPSEIDRLAELIPGVSESDAVDEEAISEAERAENEKLMEEVAAQWRADGLAEWLGLSP from the coding sequence TTGCGCGCGCCGATCGATTTTTTCCCCATAAGGCATCACAGCCCGGCCTGCGCGGCGCATTTGTCGGCGGCGCTGCGGGCCTTGCGTCCCGCCGCGATCCTCCTCGAGGCGCCGGAGGATTTCGGGCCTCTTCTCGCGAACCTCGTCGCGCCGGACGTGAAGCCGCCGATCGCCGTCGTCTCGCTGCCAGAGCGCGAGGCGATCGACGAGGAAGACGAGGGCCGCGCCAGCTATTATCCGCTCTGCGACCATGCGCCGGAGCTGGTCGCTCTGCGCATCGCGCAAGAGCTCGCTATTCCGGTCGAGGCGATCGATCTTCCCTCGCGCTCGAAGGCGATGCTCCGCGCGCAAAAATCGGCGGACCGCCCGCACTTGTTGACCAATGACGAGCGCTTGACCGTTTCGGACTATATCGACGCCTTGTGCGAGCGCACGGGCGCCCGCGATGGCGTCGAGCTCTGGGACCGACTGTTCGAGAGCCGCCTCGGCGAGCGCGATTGGGATGCATTCTTCCGCGCGCTCGACGCCTATTGCGGCCATTTGCGCGAATTGGCGCGGCCGGAGGATATCGAGGCGGACGGAACGCTCGCCCGCGAGCGCCATATGGCCGCAAAAATCGCCGAGGCCGCCGAGCGCCATGCTGGCGCGAGGATCGCCGTAGTCACCGGAGGCTTCCACACGCCCGTGCTCCGCGAAGCGGGCGGCGCGCGGCCGAGCGGCGCGCGCGAAGACGCGCCCCGGCGGGCGCGGATCTATCTCATCCGCTACGGCTTTCCGCAGCTCGACTTGGCCAATGGCTATGGCGCAGGCCTGCCATCGCCTGGCTACTACGATTTGTTGTGGAAGGCGAAGGACGCCGGGGATGCGCTCTGGCGCGAGACGACGCATCGCTGCCTCGAGGGCTTCGCACGGCGCCTCGCCGAAACGGACAGCGGCCTCTCCTTTCCGGTCGCGGCGCGGCTCGCAGCGGCCGAATGCGCCTTTCACCTCGCGGACTTGCGCAACCTCCCGGGACCCGGCCGCTCCGAGCTGATCGATGCGGTGCTGTCGACGGGCGTGAAGGACGCCGCCGAACTCGGCGCCCCGCTCACCTCCGCCTTTTCGGACTGGCTCACTGGCGATGCCCTCGGCGAGCTGCCGCTCGGCGCGCACGCTCCGCCGCTGGTCGCCGCCGTGCGCGCCGCCGCAGTGGCGCTGGGCTTCTCGCTCGAGCGCGTCGCGCCCGCGACCAAAGAATTGGATATCTATCGCAAGCCGCGTCATGCCGCCGCCAGCCGCTTTCTCCATGCGCTGGAGCTGATCGGAGCCGGTTTCGCGCAGCGGCTCGCCGGCCCGGATTTCGCCATCCGCCAGCGATCCGGCTTTCTGCATGAGCAATGGAGCTATATGTGGGGACCCGCGGTCGAGGCGGCGCTCGTCGATCGCTCCCTCGACGGCGATCGGCTGCTCGCCGTCTGCGCGGCGGAAATCCGCAGACGGCTCGCCGCCTTGGAGACTGCGGGCGAGGGACGCGACGCCGCGCGCGCCGCGCGTCTCTTCCTGGCCGCCGCGATGGCCGGCCTCCAAGGCGAGCTCGATTGCGTCGCTGACGCCATGCTGCCCATGCTGGCCGAATGTCCCGACATAGGACGGCTCGCCGAGGCCTTTCGACTGTTGCTCGTCGTGATGCGCCTGCCGAACTCCCGCGCGGGCGAGCAACCAGCAGCTCTGCGCCGTCTCATCGACATCGCCTATCGCGGCATGACGCGTCATCTCGCTTCGCTCACGCGGCTGGATCGTGAGGCGGCGCTCGCCGTCGCGCGCGATCTCGGCGAGCTGGCCGGCTTCGTCGTCGGACCGGAGGCGGCGGCGCTCGGACTCGATCCGGCGATACTTTCGAAGGCGGTCTCGGAAGCGCTCGATTCCGGCGACGACCCGTTTTTCATCGGATCGATCGGAGCGGTCGCGCTCACTCTCGGCGCGCTGGACGAAGAAGGCTTCGAGCGTCGCATCGCTTCCGTCCTCGCTGGCGCCTATGAGCGGCCGTCGCGTGGAGCCGAGGCGCTGACCGGTCTGTTGGCGACCGAGCCACGCATCTTCGTCGGAAGCCGGCCGCTGATCGCAGCGGTTCATCGATATCTCGCGGGCTTCACAGAGGAGGATTTTCTCGCGGTTCTCCCAGAATTGCGGTCGGCCTTCTCGGAGCTCGATCCGTCTGAGATCGATCGATTGGCCGAGCTGATCCCTGGAGTCTCCGAGAGTGACGCCGTGGACGAGGAGGCGATCTCGGAGGCCGAGCGCGCCGAGAACGAGAAATTGATGGAAGAGGTCGCGGCGCAGTGGCGCGCCGACGGCCTCGCCGAATGGCTGGGCCTTTCGCCGTGA
- a CDS encoding VWA domain-containing protein: MAGPFAVTPPDDVLIRWRMALGRSAESRIQDALTEQQRRIDRALEFVYGRGIMQRRLRATGRERAAGSLDAAQLALPCWIGEMRALFPASVFEEVQGHALDRFGMAELLSDPEALTKLEPNRDLMKALLAFKGRLDPRVAGPARTIVARVVEELVQKLKPKIERALSGARNRHARAAVKSAANFDIARTVRANLKNYDPGRGVLVAEKLVFTARQRRKLPWTVILAVDQSGSMLDNLIHASVMAAILSGMPSVVTRFIVFDTSIVDLTDRLSDPIELLFSVQLGGGTLIAPALAYCESLVTDPSRTVVALVSDFDEGGPVSDLLRVVKRLAAARVTTIGIAALDGNAAPAYNRDVAEKLAGAGMKIASMTPDRFAEWLSGIMR; the protein is encoded by the coding sequence ATGGCTGGGCCTTTCGCCGTGACGCCCCCTGACGACGTTCTCATTCGCTGGCGCATGGCGCTCGGCCGCTCGGCCGAGAGCCGCATCCAGGATGCGCTCACCGAACAGCAGCGGCGCATCGACCGCGCGCTGGAGTTCGTCTATGGGCGCGGAATCATGCAGAGACGGCTGCGGGCCACCGGGCGGGAGAGGGCGGCGGGATCGCTCGACGCCGCGCAGCTCGCCTTGCCGTGCTGGATCGGCGAGATGCGCGCGCTGTTTCCGGCGAGTGTTTTCGAGGAGGTGCAGGGCCATGCGCTCGATCGCTTCGGAATGGCCGAGCTCTTGTCCGATCCGGAAGCGCTGACGAAGCTCGAGCCCAATCGTGATCTGATGAAGGCGCTGCTCGCCTTCAAAGGGCGGCTCGATCCGCGCGTCGCCGGGCCCGCCAGGACAATTGTCGCGCGTGTCGTCGAAGAGCTTGTCCAAAAGCTGAAGCCGAAGATCGAGCGGGCGCTCTCCGGGGCGCGGAATCGGCATGCGCGCGCCGCGGTGAAGAGCGCGGCCAATTTCGACATTGCGCGCACCGTCCGCGCCAATCTGAAGAATTACGATCCGGGCCGCGGCGTGCTCGTCGCTGAAAAATTGGTCTTTACCGCGCGTCAGCGGCGAAAGCTGCCCTGGACGGTGATCCTCGCCGTCGATCAGAGCGGCTCGATGTTGGATAATCTGATCCACGCTTCGGTCATGGCCGCGATTCTGTCGGGCATGCCCTCGGTCGTGACGCGCTTCATCGTGTTCGACACCTCGATCGTCGATTTGACCGACCGCCTGTCCGACCCGATCGAGCTGCTGTTCTCGGTGCAACTCGGCGGCGGCACTCTGATCGCGCCCGCGCTCGCTTATTGCGAGTCTCTCGTGACGGATCCGAGCCGCACGGTGGTGGCGCTCGTCAGCGACTTCGATGAAGGCGGGCCGGTTTCGGACCTGCTGCGCGTCGTCAAACGGCTCGCTGCGGCGAGGGTGACGACGATCGGAATCGCGGCGCTCGATGGGAACGCGGCCCCCGCCTATAATCGCGACGTCGCCGAGAAGCTCGCCGGCGCGGGGATGAAAATCGCCTCGATGACGCCGGATCGTTTCGCCGAATGGCTGAGCGGGATCATGCGATGA